CCTCCCCAGCGGGTCTACGCCGTGGGGATCGGCCTCGACCAGTACCAGCGGGAGGTGGGGGAGATCGCCACCGCAAATGGCGGGGCGGCTTTCGTCACCGGCGAGCTCACCGGCAGCCGGGAATTCCTGCTGCACAAGCTCTACGCCCAGATCCTGGCCGATCTCGGCGGTGGCTCCCTCATCCGCGATCCGCAACTGGTGCTGCGTCCCGGAGCCCGCCACCGGACGGACATCGAGGTCTGCGGGGCCGACCGGGAGGTGCAGTTCATCGTCGTCTGTCGCCCTACCGCCGTCCATCCCAAGTACATGCGGGTGTGGCTGGAGACCCCCGGCGGTCGCATGATCGATCCTTCCCTGGCCCAGGCCAACCCGGGGTTCGCCTTCCGGCAGCACGGGTCCCATCTCATTTTCAGGGCGAGCCGGATCGATCCGGAGGACTGGGCGGGCGTCTGGACGATCTGGGTGGCCAATGCCGCTGCCCCCGGATCCCGGGCCGATCTCTTCTACAGCGTCATCGCCGCCGCCCGGGTCACGGGACTTCTCCTCCCCGGCCGGCTGATCCAGAACGACTACAAGCCTGGATCCCCCATGACCGCCCTTTTCGAACCCCGGCTCCACGGCCTCCCCGTCTCCGCCCTTCCGGGCGCACGATTGCGCCTGGAGCGCCCCGACGGGGAGGTGAGCACCCTACCTTTGACGGAGACTGCCCCGGGGAGCTACCGGGCCGAGATCGAGGATACCTTCCTGGTGGGTGCCTACGACATTTCGGCCCTATTCGGCTTCCGGGTGGAGAAGGGTTGCCGGTCCACCCGCTTCCGGCAACTGACGGGGGTGATTCTACCCGGAGGGGAGCGGGATGAATTCTGCAGGGCGGCTCTGAAGTCCTGCCTGGAGAGGTTAGGGAATCTCGATCGAGGCGCCTGATCAGACAACGGTTTCGCTCAAAAAGGCCAGGGATTGTCGGGGGAGTATTCGAGAAAGCTGCAGCACAGGCCCATAGCCTTGTCGGTCTGGATGACCCGGGCGGTCTTGAATACGATCAACCGTTCGGCGCCAGGGAAGTCGGCGGCTCGTTGCTCGTCCCACACGATCTCAGCGGTTCCCGACAGTTGGAGCGTTCCGCCATTTTCGAAGTCCGGGAACAGCAATCCCGCTTTGGGATTTTCGCAGATGTTTCCCAGCGTGTTGAACATGCTGTTGCCGTTGTACTCGGGCCAGATCAGGCTCTGTTCATCCATGACCTGAACGAATCCCGGGAAACCGCCGCGGTGGGAAACGTCTGCCCCGCCGACGGGGTGGGTGCTGGCGATAAAAAAGGTATCGGCCTGCCGGATGCGCTGTTGCTGTCCTGGATTGAGATTATTTCCTGATGTCCCTGGCTTCGGGGTGGCTGCCGACATCTTTTTCCACTCGCACTTGCGCGCTTGAATGTAGCGGGGACAGTTGGCATAGACCTGCCGGGCATGCACGAGGAAACCGTCCCGCTCCATTTCTCCCCTTCCGTTCAGCCGGAGG
The genomic region above belongs to Syntrophotaleaceae bacterium and contains:
- a CDS encoding pyridoxamine 5'-phosphate oxidase family protein; the encoded protein is MKTVYHPGELKIQEKVGAREAADHVGRTIYPLIAHMFVDFIQSQPLVILGFSDDAGETWASLLTGEPDFMQVVDEQTLRIKALPHEGDPLERELQDGSELGLLLIDFATRRRLRLNGRGEMERDGFLVHARQVYANCPRYIQARKCEWKKMSAATPKPGTSGNNLNPGQQQRIRQADTFFIASTHPVGGADVSHRGGFPGFVQVMDEQSLIWPEYNGNSMFNTLGNICENPKAGLLFPDFENGGTLQLSGTAEIVWDEQRAADFPGAERLIVFKTARVIQTDKAMGLCCSFLEYSPDNPWPF